GCACGGCTCTGGGTGAGGCAGAGATGCAGGAGACAAAGACAGCCACTGTGAGGTTTCCAAGGGGAGGCAGGCATGCAAAGATCAGGGCGGTTAGGTAACCTGCCCAGGTCCTGGTGTTAATaagggatttgaatccagattaATCATATTCCACTTTGCCTCTGCTACTAGGAAGCGGATATCCTGCTCTGAGCTACCAagtgttgtgtttgttttgtggtggatggggggatggaggcagaggggagatgggAATGGGCTGCGAAGAAGGTACTGCCCTGAGGCGGTGTTTGAGAGGGGCTGTGGAACCTGTTGGACCACAGCACTaggacaaaataaagaaaaacatttagctTGGAATCGGGACTTACATCCAAGGTCAAACTCACTGACCCAGGGCCAGTCACtaaacctctctgggcttcagtttgaGTTTCTCTAAAAAGAGGGGGTGAGCCTTGCAAGGGATGGCAAATGCCTTCATCTCATCCCGCAACTCAAGCCTATTCACAGAGGCTGCCCAGGGCACTGGGGGTAAGGAGGATTCTGAGGCCACATCTGAGCTAAACAGAAAGGGCCAGCAAGGGAGGTCTGCCAGGAGCCTAAAAGAGCGATTAATCTGGGTGATCCTCTGAGGACTTCCGCTGCTGCTGCTGTGAGGTAGCTGAGGGGctgtcattttattttggtgACCGAATATTTAAAACACTCTTTCACTACTTTCTAACCAACTCACAGAACCTTTCTTCAATAAGCAGATTTCCTATAAGACTGGAGATACTGCTGTGTTTAATTTTCCCCTTTAAACCATTCTGTAACTGTGGCATAGTCAGGAGAACCTAGAAGCAGCTGTGGCAGTTGAGACTGCCTCACCGGACAGGAGTCCACCCATCACCAGGGGGACCaaagatgcccccccccccaacatgccatgctgcagtgtggctctgcTTCTACCCAACCAAGCGGGGAAGTCTCCCCTCCCCTTGAATCCTGGCTACACAGCCCCATGGCTTCGTGGACCAATTGGGTGTGAAGTGCTATTCTGAGCCTTCCGGGCCGGGTGAGGAAAAGGCCTATAGCAGATCATTACAGGGTAGTGATTGAGGTTCAGGGCAATCTGGGTGAGAGGTACACAGAATCATCTGTACTATTTCTGCAAGGCTGTTCTAAGTCTGCAATGGCTTCAAAATTAGAAGTTAAaggaattttgtttctttttcctttcttccttttaaaggaaggcctggggggaaaaaaaaaagcacctggcAGCTTCCACCTTTGCCCATGGACACTGAAGGATGAAGGAGCCCCGCTACCTGGGGCTGCTGCACGGGGAGAATGCCCAGCTCAGCCCCACTGAGAGGTGAtgtggaggagaagggggaaagacAGATATCAGATGTGGGGTTCTGTGGGTCTTTTGGATCTGAAAGAACAATTATTCATTATAATGAACCGGAAGTACAAGATTTTGCTGAAACAGAAACAGCTGACAGAATATGGTTGAACTTAAACTTTCAAGGGAAATAAGAGGAGGAAACAAAGTAAGAGTGGAGTTGGAACACAGGTAATGACAGTAGCAGCtattgatgagcactgggtgtcgtaagtgatgaatcactgaattttaccccagaaatcagtatttttttttttaatttttaaagatattttatttactcagttgagagagagagagagcacaagcagggggagaggcagagggaaagagagagaagcagactctccactgagcagggagcccaatgtggaactgggatcgtgacctgagccaaaggcagatgcttaaccgtcgGAGTCACTCAGGTGTCCTCAGAATTCAGTATTGCACtggatgttaactaaaatttaaattagaaaaaataaagatggcaGCATCTAAGTGTGGGTATCTTCTGACCCTCCGCCCCCCACAGTCAGGCTGCCACTGGGCTCCCATCCCATCCCCCTCACCCTTCTGAAGCTTCTGCTAAACTGCACGCCTTCTCCGTACTGCATACACAAGCCAACCCGACCGCTGGAAGAGAGTTTATAAATCTCGTTCAAGGCTGGAATGTACACACGGTCAACCTAGCACCCCAGTTATCATCTATGTTCCAGCCCCCAGAGATGCCCTGGGGAAAAGAGACGGATCTTTCAAGCCAAGCCCTGCCCCAATTACAGAATCTCTAACTTGGGATGGTTTGTTACAAAGCAGTATGTCGACCTTCCACCTGTGGCAAAACACCTTCCATGCTGGCTGGGTAAGATCTGACTATGTGAATGGGTCTTTTGGACCTAATTCCTTGGGCTGAGGTTGGTTTCACGTTCTTCTTGGCtaaatgcttttgtttcctgagttcCTTTTCATACAGCATCTCTAGTCTTACTTCAATAGGATTTATCATCCCACATATCTAAGCGATTAGAGGTATCTTCCCCCCTTTTCTTCCAGCAGGGTTGTGCTCCTTGCATTGTCTCTGTCTCCTTAGAGTccctttttttgtctgttttggtcACCATCCATCATTTTGGAGCCTTCTCTCTGGTCTCTGATGACCCTCTACTGTTGGTTAATACTTAGGGCTGAGACTTCAGCCTATCACTCACAGCctgaagagtctttttttttttttttaaagattttatttattttatttgacagagagagattacaagtaggcagagaggcaggcagagagagagaggaggaagcaggctccctgttgagcagagagccagactccggcctcgatcccaggaccttgggatcatgacctgagccgaaggcagaggctttaacccactgcgccacccaggcacccccagcctgAAGAGTCTTGACTAACCACCAGTGGTCAGAGTCTACACTAGGACATCATCAGGGAGGCTGACCGAATTCAGACACAGACGAGACAGAACACAAAAATGAACTGAGTTCAGGGGGTGGGGTATGCTCAGAAAGCAGCCTGTCCAGGGGTGCGGCTGGAGCACAGGGCACTGGTAACACCTACCAGCAGTGGGACACACAGGGCAAGCTTCACAGGAGTGGCATTCCGTGTCACCCCGAGGTGTGCAGGTTGGGCCAACTGGGAATGAGGGGTGTGAAGGGAAGGAAGTGGCACGGCAGGGAGGAGGCCCTATGTGCGTCTAGATGCTGATGACGACACCCTGGGCTTGAAGTGGATGTGGTGACTGAGGAGACAGTTGGGGGTCTCGGAGGGGGGTGGACAGAGCTGGTCCATGGGGAAGGCTGGGGATGGCATGAACTGTTGGCAGCAAAGTGCCATGTGGTGAAGCATCTGCCGAGATGGTGGCTGACGACAACTCTGGCTCCGCGTCCCCACACCTCTCCTCCAGACACGAGCTTACTTTGCACAAACGGTCATCACAGCCACCACTTCCTAGTCCTAACAGCCAAGCGCagtgtccatcaactaatgaatggataaagaaaacgtggTGTATccttaaaatggaatattatctggcgaaacaaagaaatggaggaCTGACAGATGCTTACAACTTGAACACACTATACTAAGTGGAAGAAGCTCATCTTAAAAGGCCCACATAAGGGCTGTGGCATCTagtgacgagcactgggtgttgtaggattccatttataagaaatgtccagaacaaGCAGATCTACAGAGATAAAACAGATTAATGGAGGGGGAGGGTTAAGGAAATGGGAGCTACCACTAAAGGATATGGGtatcttttggggtgatgaaatgttGTGGAATTACAGTGATGATGCTCGTACAACTCTGACTATACTAAGAACTACTGGATCATACACATGACATAGGTTAAGTGTATGGTATGTGAATCATCTCTTTAAAAAGTTGTTActaaaaaaggtggggggtgtCAATGACGTCTAGTTCCCCTCCCATTGAATCCAGCTTCTCTTATGACTTGCTTTTCAATGAGAGAATATGCTTTGAACGAGAGAATATTCCTGGGGCTAGACCCAGGAAACGGCTGGCAAACTTTCACTCTCACCCTCTTGGAAATGAGCTGCCATGTAAATACGCCAGGCTAGATCACAAACAACAGGTAGAGAGAGGCCGCATGGAGGTAAACCAGGCCCCCACTCATGTGAACGAGAACATCTTGGGACACGCCAGCCCCAGCAAAGCTGAATTAAGCCAAGCCGAATTAAGTGACCCCAGGAGAGATCCCATAAAACCAACTCAGAGAGTCAGGAGAATAaatcattgttgttttaagccacggAGTTTTGGGGTGCTATGCTATAGGATGGATAACTGATATACCACCTCTTCAAGCCCCGGGTTCCACCTCTGTGACATGGGATTAAAGCTACAGGGCTCTTGGGAAGGTCACATGAGGCTAACAGCAGGCACCAGCCTCAAGAAATACTAGTTGCTATAGTTATTATTAGTAACTATCATCTCAGGAGCCCCTTGACATACTGCAAGTATACTCCCGGGGAGCCCCCATTGCCATAAGCACCTGGTACCTCCACTCACAGGGTTTCCAAAAAACTGGTTtcccaagaaaaacaaagcaattttTTCCTACAATTTCTGTAgtacaaaaaaattaacttggaACCATAAACGGCCTAGGGTTCTGCTTAGATCAGCCATCCACCCAGCTACCTATCCATTCAACACACCTTTATTAAGTCCTTGCTGATTACCAGACACTGATGAACAGCAGCTCAGAAGACTTTCCCACCCCTGAAACAGCAACAGTTACCATACAGTGGGCTGCTAACAGAATGGACTACACACTTGCACTTCAGCTAGAGATGAACCTGAAGTCatagataaaatctaaactcACCCAGAGAAAAAGGTGATAGGTACACATTCTGAACCAAACCCTCAGGATTCCCATCGGGAATCTGCCCCTTTTAGCAGGGTGATCTGGAGCATATCATTAGTCCCCTCTATGACTTCATGATTtcccataaaatgggaataacctCACAGGActgttgcaaggattaaatgtTAATGTAAATAAAGCTCTCAGGAGTCCACTCGGCACACAACAAGCACTTGGGAagaattagcatttttaaaaacctgaaggCACAGTAACACAGCAATTATTCTGCAAACCAAAAGGTCATAGAACAGTCCTAAaagtcacccagacacccagcacagtgcttctcaagacatttcctttctactgATACTTTTTGCAAAATGCCAATCACCTGCCCTAATGTCGCAGCCATGTCCAGCTGCTCTCAAAGTTCTTCGCTGGTTACTtgcactctctccttctcacaGCTGTCTCCAGACTGGTACTTGTCTGCCCAGGCAACTTGGAGTAGCACTGTTCTAGGACACAGGGACAACTCACAGGCCTGCTGAAAACTCAGCTCAGAGGTTCAAGAGAATTACAAAAACACGGAAGTAAAGAAAATCAACCCAATAGCTGGGGCAAGAGGAGGACTTGCGGGTCAACAaactgagagagaaaataatCTCGACTGgccaaatctaaaaaaaacaaaaccagctgcCAGAGCAAGGACCCACCTGGTACCTTCCCCACCAGTACTCCAGAAGGTCCCCTCGGGAAACACGTCGACCAGGAAGTCATCAGCCCCAGAGCGGTAAGAGACATAGAGAAAGTAGGCAGAACTGACTCAGGCTTCCCAAGAAAGAAGTCCTTCTCAAGAATTAGAAACCACCCGAAGCAGTCACCAAGCTTTGAGAACATCAACCATGGCACACAAAGGCCTGAGTTCCTTCTCTACAAGGAAAACATGCAAAAATTTCCTTTGGTGACATGGGACTGTaccccctcccacacacatatacacaccccgTTCCCAGTACCTGTGGTTTTAGGAGGCTCCTGAGGTCCGCCTTGCCAGCCATACTGTGGGTATCCTTGATAGGGGTACCCCTGAGGAGGTGGGTAGGGTCCCCCCATTGGTCCTGGAGGGCAGCCCCCTGGTCCCATTGGTTGTGGTGGATAAGGTGGGTACGGGGCCGTCGGACCAGGGCCCGGATACGGTGGAGGGTTCCCTGGGTTCATCAGGGACCTGCAGAGTGTACCTAGGAggcaaataacaaaaaattattttcatctaaTCCATAGAAATCATTAGTAAAAAAATTTCAACTCAAGAGACCATTTATAAAACACCTTAAAGGTTACAAACCTCTCACAAACCTTCAGTTCTGCCCATTGTTTCTTTCTCACAATTGACAGACAAGTATCTTCTGTATCTATTTAGTGGCCTTCTGCCTGACTTCCTCAGTAGACTGCAGGCCTTGAGAGAAGGGACCAATCACCTGTGGGTCATCGCCATGATACTGGAGCTTACTAAGATACTGCCCAGTACAAGAACAGCATCTCTTTGTTAATTCTCTGAAATGTCCAGAAATGTGACTGCATAGCTCTAGGAAGAAGACACCAAGTGTAACAGCACTAATTAGGAGTCAGATCAGTGGGGGCTAACCCAGCATGAgaaattctccaaaaaaaaaaaaaacagcgctGGGCCACGCTGGGATCTTCTAATAAACAACACTACTGCCGTGACCAACAAAGACCCACGGCTCTAAGCAGCTGAGCTGCGTCCTTAGTTCTCGCTGGACAGAGGGCACTCAGATCATCCAAGGTCTCAGGACTCTAGAGAGCTCACCAGGAAACCTCACATTTGTGTTTAATGGCGCCTGTTCTTGGTGGTCTGCTTCTGTGAGGGAAGCCATTGCTTCCCAGCCCCCAAAGACTTGTTAACCATTCTTGACTGGCCTTGAAGGCGTGGAGCCAGCGTCTCCTCTCCATCATCTCTGCAACCCCCACAGTGCCTGACATGGCAATGACTTGACTAAGAGCATTACTGGGAAATGCAAAGTCCATACTCTGGATGAACGTGGCATCAGTACTCTTGCTACATTGTACTGTTACCCATCTGGAGTACTAATATTTAACTCTTTATCTATTCGAGGATTTTCTATCCCCAACCAAACCCTAAGTTAATAGAAGCAAAACTCTCATAgtcaaaatttaataatttcactgttaattcttctttataacAGTAATCAATAAATTTGTAAGTGACTATGTCTGTatatgaagacaaaaataaccataaaataagGTTCCCTAGACAAACCAGATTAAAGTATAGTGGATTTTGCAGTTTGCCCACACAACAACCATATCCCCTTCAAAATAGCGGTCAGGTATCCATTCATTCTTCCTTCCGTAACAGCTCTGGGATGAGCCCAGGGTAACCTAAGCCAGCCCAGGCCACTCTTACCCCCTTCGCATCAAGACTAAATCAAGAAGGCATCCAGGACTAAATCAATCCCAAATGGCATTCCTTGGCCAATAGGACTGGTTCTGACGTAGTCCGATAATTAAAAGCTAACACACTCCTGACCTTCCCTTCCCCTTAACTCGAGTACAAACACAGTCCAGTGAGGACGCAGCCTGGAGCACTGGTGACAGCCCGGGTGCAGCCCCGAGGAAGCCAGCCCGAAGATGAAGAGGTGCTCCAGAAAAACAGAGCCAAAAAGGAAAGTATTCCAGGTGACTTTGTAATGGTTCATAAATCAggcagaaacctaagcctaagcTCAACTACCTCTACAGAATTTCCATTCTAGGAACCAATGGTAAGTAAGCTAATGTGCCCCTCTGAGTGACATTCCAGCAAGCACACAGTTATACAGTGCTGACCATGCCTGGCGCTGTGCTAGGTAATGCGGGTACAGAGATAAATAGGGCTCAAGTGCGTCCCTTGGCACCTGgttaaaaaaaggcaaacataAGGATAGTGAATTTTAGAAAAGGTGGTAAATAGACAGCTGGGCAGGAATAGGGACTTAAACCCAGGAGGAGGTGAGAAGGTCACTTGAAGGAGGTGATTATAAATTGAAA
This genomic interval from Neovison vison isolate M4711 chromosome 1, ASM_NN_V1, whole genome shotgun sequence contains the following:
- the CYSTM1 gene encoding cysteine-rich and transmembrane domain-containing protein 1 → MNPGNPPPYPGPGPTAPYPPYPPQPMGPGGCPPGPMGGPYPPPQGYPYQGYPQYGWQGGPQEPPKTTVYVVEDQRRDDLGPSTCLTACWTALCCCCLWDMLT